The Epinephelus lanceolatus isolate andai-2023 chromosome 12, ASM4190304v1, whole genome shotgun sequence genome segment cagaagagatttgtttgggccaagaaacacaaggaatggacattagaccagtggaaatctgtgctttggtctgatgagtccaaatttgagatctttggttccaaccgccgtgtctttgtgagacgcagaaaaggtgaacggatggattccacatgcctggttcccactgtgaagcatggaggaggaggtgtgatggtgtgggggtgttttgctggtgacactgttggggatttattcaaaattgaaggcacactgaaccagcatggctaccacagcatcctgcagcgacatgccatcccatccggtttgcctttagttggacgatcatttatttttcaacaggacaatgaccccaaacacacctccaggctgtgtaagggctatttgaccaagaaggagagtgatggagtgctgcggcagatgacctggcctccacagtcaccggacctgaacccaatcgagatggtttggggtgagctggaccgcagagtgaaggcaaaggggccaacaagtgctaaacacctctgggaactccttcaagactgttggaaaaccatttcaggtgactacctcttgaagctcatggagagaatgccaagagtgtgcaaagcagtaatcagagcaaagggtggctattttgaagaaactagaatataaaacatgttttcagttattttacctttttttgttaagtagtacataactccacatgtgttcattcatagttttgatgccttcagtgagaatctacaatgtaaatagtcatgaaaataaagaaaacgcattgaatgagaaggtgtgtccaaacttttggcctttACTGTACATATTTCTCTCCAGGTTGTTGTCTATGACCCAGGAGCACGGCAGAGTGGAGCCCATGTCGGGACAGCTGGACTACAGTAAATACCCCCTGGGCTCTCTGCTCACTCTGATCCCCTACCATGTGAGTACAGTTCAGAGTGGAGTGAAGTTcaatgctgtgtgtgttttattgtgtcacTCTCTTGTTTGACCCTAAATCTATTGATTTTTACAGTCGTGTGCAAGTGCAGCGATGCATCCCGTGTACTATGTGCACTCTGAGGGCCGTCTGGTGGGGAAGTGGACACCAACACGTGGCTGGTGAACAGCTCAATCATACATCACCTTGTTAGGATAGCTACATGAACCCTGGAAGAACAACTTCCTCGAGCTACTCCTGCTACCTGTAGTTCATTCCAAAGTATAAATGTAGAGCTATTCCATAATCACGGATTATCTACTTTTTGTACACTTACTCcccagtttgtttgttttttatctgaaGCAACATGGAGGAAATAagggaaaaaacacatctgtctgcttttaaatgattaaataaataaatctttctttctttcttacatCAGTGTCTTTATAATGAGTCAGTATGTCAGTGTCAGTTAGACCAAGACAGCAGGAGACTGTCCATACACAATTGAATGTAGCCAGACATGCTTCTTTGAACCTTGCTCTTAAAGAAGTGTTCGtgaatgttttaaatatattttatttagttttgtaTGCAATATTCAGTCACTAAATGTAATTATTGAAAATGTGGGAGAGGCTTTGCCCACAGTTTGAACTACAGAACAACAGCTGCTGGCATGGATtgattactgaacgggcctaTCAGGCACAGgctcaggggcccaaagtgtcaaggGGTCCCCCTGgttttcacctgcaaaatgtcactcaaattaatgTGAAATGACCCAAAGGAGACTCGAAATGACCACAAAAGGCATAAAGAttactttaaagagacacaaaacaaacaacattaccacaaagagatgcaaagtaactgcaaagagtcacaaaataacaacaaataacGCAAcgagacacacaaaaaagagaCCCCAAATTACCTAATCATGCctgttgtctcataatccgcccatggcTGCTTGTGAGTTCATCATGATGTATATTTGTGCAGTCAGGGAgtaaaaatattatattatcTTAGAATTCTGAGCAAAGATTTCATGAGAAATTTTCTGGATTAACAAGAATATGAATTTAAAATTATGAGAAAGGTTTAGTGTCCACCTTTGTTGTTTCAGAAAAACGAGAAATTACAagatttttatttctctctctttttttttttaagaatagtTTAATGGGCGTACCAgtcacaggcccaggggcccctTCTGGTCACCTGCAAATGTCACTTAAATTAACataaccaggaagagactcaaaatgacctcaaagagatgcaaaggagctgtgaagagacacaaaatatccGCAAAGAGTCACATAATGACCAAAGAAGACATATAATTaattcagagacacaaaatgaccaaaaaaagacataaaattaattcagacacaaaatgactaaaaaagacataaaattaattcagagacacaaaaggaccaaaaaaagactcttgaaaaaaagacacaaaattaactcaaagagacacaaaatgactacaaagaaatgcaaaactacaaaacagagacacaaaaccacaaagacatgcaaaaaaacaacacaaagaggcaaaccaccacaaagtctgtgtgtcttgctccaaTGTagtagaggtggtggggccttttgcatatttGTGCCCatgggcccattgtctcatagcCCACCCATGTTCTCAATTTCtacttctttttctcctctttttctctttttttaataataggTCTGCAAACGTTTCTGGCACATTTTTAAATAGGTGTCACTGTGATTAACATTTCAGTAATAACAGTGAAGTATAATGCCACTTATATggtattaatattattattattattattattattgtactAGCTATCATTCATTACCATCATTATCGCTGTTATAATTGATTAAAATCATAAATCTGAAGTCTCAGCAGCCAGTGAACTGCAGTTGTGAAGCACCGTGCGAAGTGCATCTTGGGAAATGTTGTTTTCACGGAAGCTAACGCTCTGATTGGCCACCGTGTGACCTTTTACTTGTCACGTGGTTTAAAAACTTCAGCAGGATGGCGCGGAAAGTTGTCACACCAGCACACAGTGTGGTTCTCAGTTTATGAAAGATTTGTTTACGTTTTTCTCGGACGATACGGACTCATTATCCGGTAAGTTACCGTCGTTTAGACccggttagctaacgttactgttaCACTTTACTGTGAGACGTTCAGGGAGAGACTAATGTCCACGGAGAGACTAATGTAACGtacagcacactgactgacagagaaGAACTAACGTTACATTAAAAGCAGTAAAGGCTATAGAAgctaagtgtgtttgtgttgtgtttaaggCACTGCTGAGTCGTTAGCTTTAAGCTagctgctgtcacactgtctGTTGTGTTTCCCTGCAGTGATGATGAGTGTGTTGGAGGTGAAGTTCATCGGTGATGGAGATGCTCTGGAGCACATCGTGGACAAACAGGAGGGTAAGAGCCACACACTCACTTCACCTCTCCTGCTTACATAGTTTATGTTGTTTGCAGGTGGCTAACTATCACTAAGTGGGACTTTTATACATACTGGTGTTTTCACTGTGTGGTATTAATACCTTAACTGAAGTAAAGGACCAGAGtatttcctccaccactgctgactgctctttctgtctgtgtatgAATATTAAGGtgtgcagagcagcagtggGGCCGTTCAGAAGATGGTAAAGTTTAAGGGCCCAGCTGGACGACGGGCCAGAGAGGATGCAGAACATGATGGGGATGAAAATGGAGTCCTTGATGAGCAGAACTACGTCCAAGCTCTGGGAGCAGACAACGCAGAAGGTGAGTGAAGGTCTACCTGTCAGGGTTTTTCCACCTCTCTTTGTGTTGTAAGGGTGTTTTTATTGAACTTTATTCAGCCTGCTGCTAAATGATGACTTTGTTCACTCCATTTGCATCAACGAGAGTAGACTTAGTTTGTATGcagtatattaaaatatatcGTATTTTCACGATTTATCAATGTGGAGCTGTCGCTGCAGCTGCACTTGAGACTGTCTTTCGTGTGTTGCTGTTCTTCCGTGCTGTTAGATGTTCTTCTTCATCATTTGGCATTTAACAGCAGACTAGAACACTTATTTAGCAGATTTACAAATCCTAGGATAGCAAAGCAATGACCCACTCTACTCTCCCTATGATTGGTAACTACTCGTTGCTTTCGTTGGTTGgattgattaggtttaggcaagaggagtgggatTTGTTAGGCTTAGGGTAAGGCTAGGGTAAAAACTTAGTTACAGTGATACAGCAGATTATTTTTCAGAAAACGTTACATTAGACATCGGGGGTTATTTTTTACTTGTCTTAACAGAAACCTGCACGAGGCTTTGAAGTTACATTTGCCTGAACACAGAGTTACTTGCCGTGGGCAAGCATTAATGTTGAGTCTTGTATTTCACGTAATATTGCATCGACTGTATCGTCCAGGTGTGTCCAAACTATTTTGAATGGGGTCCAGATCAGATAATGTGGCAATGACTGGTGGCCAGCTGCTTTTTGCATCCATgtgtgttattaaaaaaaaacaaatcacatacaaatataaacgCAACCATTTCATCTTTAAGTGAAAAAGTATTCAACTTTACACAGCTCCTGAGGGCGGCGGCCATTGCTCTTGACTTTACgcttctttgctgtggccatgtctgctaccAAGCAGGAAATATATGGTCTTAGGTTATTATCATTTGCTTGTTTACCGTGTGTTGTTCCTATTTGGCGTATGTCTACAAACTGCATGATAATCTTGCCATCGTGGAGTGAATGACAAAAATACTAAGTGATCTTGTTTCATTAACCAAAATATTGTGTTAATTATATAGTATATTTTTGAAAGATGAGCTGAGGGTTATTTAGAATCAGTCTGCAGGCTACAGACCAGCCCAACCCTACCACCTGGTATCTGCGGTACTAAAGAAAAAGGAGTAACATTAAGTCATTAAGAATCCGTCTTCGTGGCGTCCCTGGTTACATCTGAGTTACATAATTTTCTTGGTTTtacagaggatgaggagggaatGTACAGAATGGCCGGATCCTCCATTTTCACCTTTCAGAAAGCCAAACGTGGACACAGCATGGCCCAGACTGGTGAGAGCCTCCCACCTCTTCTGTCATACATTCTTGACATCAGCTGCATTTATCAGACGATGCTTaacttggttttgtttttgtgttgttgcaAACAGCAAGTGAGTTGGCTCGGACTCCCGGGAAAAGCGTGACCTTCAGCACGGCCCCCAACACTGAACCCTCGACTCCCACCCGAACAGGACGCAGTGAGTGCAGCACACTGTCTGTTTATCTTTtacatgtctgtccatcctgtaCATTTACATACAACTAAGTCTGTTGTTTGTCTCTCTGACTAGACCACAGAGGTGAAAGCAGGACACCACAGAGGGTGAGACCTGAAGGGATTTTTTGCTTACTTCTCATTTACACGTCAGATCCTACAAGCTTTTATAATGATGTCGCCATTTTTCTTTAAGCTGCAGTGTCAAACATGTTGTTATTTTAGAGTTAACCTCTATTTTCTTTGTGACAGAGCAAGAAGGTTCAGTTTGTCTCCACAACACCCCACAGACTCAGGAAGAGAATAACAAGTGAGTGTTATACGTATGTTACAATTAAAATAGATGGTGGCCAACCAATATTGTGTTGAACGATAATCTctaacaaatggtcattttgtggctgaaacATTCCTTTAAGATATAAAAAGTCCGACTTTAGCTGAGCTGTTTGATGCTTTCAGCTCCCAGCATGAGGTCGGACAGCGATAGCGAGCTGTCGCCCTCTGACTCtggggaagaggaggatgaagatggGATGGAGCAAGAGCAGAAAgtaaagaaagaggaaaaggagaacTCAAAGACTCCAAGAACGCCCAGTAAAGGTTTATCTGCAGCTCTGTACAAGACTCCCGCCAAGAAAAGCAAGACCACGTCTGAAGCCCCCAGTATGATCGAGGAGTACTTTGAAGCCCATGGCAGCTCAAAGGTCTTGACATCAGACCGCACCCTGGAGCGTTTACACACCCCTAAACTCGACAGGGTCAGTATATAACAGCCAGCgttataaatgtatttaatgagcTGCGTTTCCGTGTAACTGAAtccttattttgtgtttgtaggAGACGTTGGTCCAGCTCCTAGAAGGAAAACCTTCCTGCTTCTCAAAAGAGATCCAGCAGCTCCACAACAGACACAGAAAGCACTTTAGCAAATGgatgttacagttacagtgaGTGTGGTTCGCACTTTCTTTACATCGTGTCTTTTCTTTTGTGATGTTTGAGAGACGGAATgtgagtctgtgtttgttttgtgtaggTTGGGATTCAGCGTGCTGGTCTATGGTTTGGGAAGCAAAAAATCTCTGCTGGAGGATTTCCGTGTGTCTCAGTTGGCTCAGGAAGTCCACCTTGTGGTCAACGGGTTCTTCCCCTCCATCACTCTGAAATCAGTCAGTATGCACAGAAGAATCTCTACAACATAAAAAAGCTTTGTTGGTTACAACTTAGATTTAACACCACACACAATACAGTCATATACCACATGCCCCGCTGAAATACCAGGAAGGTATGAAACTAGATATCGTCCAAGCCTAAAACTCATCATACTTTGCTTTCATTGCAGATCTTAAATGCTCTGACATGTGAGGTTCTGGAGCACCAGGGAAGTTTCCGCACCCCCTCAGACCAGATCCAGTTCATCACTCAGACCCTTAAAGACAGTGAGTGTGTCAGTCGGTCGTTTCTGTTCTCTGCCTGTCATTGAATTCTGTTTTACAACTGAAGCATGTCCTCGCAGGCCCAGATCTCCATGTGTACCTGTTAATCCATAACATCGACGGCCTGATGCTGCGAGGAGAGAAGACCCAGAGTGCACTAGGGCAGCTGGCAGCCCTGCCCAACCTGCACTTGGTGGCTTCTTTAGACCACATCAACGCTCCTCTGGGTGGGTGTTTCtaagtgtgtgtgctgctgtggttATTACACTGAAATGTATTCTCGCAGCTGAATATTTCTTGTGTGTCTCCAGTGTGGGACCAGTTTAAGCAGAGCCAGTTTAACTGGCTGTGGTGGGAGTGTGTGACCTTCAAGCACTACGCAGAGGAAACGTCATATGAAAACTCGCTCCTGGTGCAGCAGACTGGCGCTCTCGCTCTGTCCTCCCTTACACACGTGCTACGCAGCTTGACGCCCAATGCAaggtaccacacacacacacacacacacacacacacacacacaccttgatgTCATTAACTGTCAGAGTTGTTAAAGGGCGGCtccattattttttgtattttttaggtTTTTACATCATTCAGTAGCTTCCCAGCAGTTATCCTTATGTATTAAAATCTGAAAATTCTTATTTTGATTGTATGTTTTagtgtcaaaatgctgttttcccAAGCTCCTCTAACAATGTTTTCCTGTGTGACCTGATGTCAGTGTCTGTGTGATGACATTGCTACATACAAACCCCCCTAACCCAGGTAGTGATCCATTTTGTGACTGAACTAAGCCTTCTTTTAGAGTTGTGTGTTATCAGTCTTCAAAAATAAGCCTTATTCCTCTGAAGTAACGGCGGTCagcactctcccagtttggagaagcatcACGGCATGAGCACTCAccagtgtactgctgtggacgctGCATTAGTTAAGATctgaaagtcacacaataacacaaacaaactagaaaagtgcatccagtagagtgcagatctcaGCCAAGCAGCCCAGATTGGGGCCACTGACAGTTCTGTTAATTCCAGCAGACCCAGCACAGTGCGTTTCAAAAGCATCCATCAAGTTTTCCTCAcaggcactgtatgtgaaatataaaTACAATGGAACTATGACgatgaatgtgtttttgtctttgatcCATGTTGTTCATAACTTtatctgtaggctacagcacaacaaagaaagaaataacaacaataaacacta includes the following:
- the orc2 gene encoding origin recognition complex subunit 2 — encoded protein: MKDLFTFFSDDTDSLSVMMSVLEVKFIGDGDALEHIVDKQEGVQSSSGAVQKMVKFKGPAGRRAREDAEHDGDENGVLDEQNYVQALGADNAEEDEEGMYRMAGSSIFTFQKAKRGHSMAQTASELARTPGKSVTFSTAPNTEPSTPTRTGRNHRGESRTPQRSKKVQFVSTTPHRLRKRITTPSMRSDSDSELSPSDSGEEEDEDGMEQEQKVKKEEKENSKTPRTPSKGLSAALYKTPAKKSKTTSEAPSMIEEYFEAHGSSKVLTSDRTLERLHTPKLDRETLVQLLEGKPSCFSKEIQQLHNRHRKHFSKWMLQLQLGFSVLVYGLGSKKSLLEDFRVSQLAQEVHLVVNGFFPSITLKSILNALTCEVLEHQGSFRTPSDQIQFITQTLKDSPDLHVYLLIHNIDGLMLRGEKTQSALGQLAALPNLHLVASLDHINAPLVWDQFKQSQFNWLWWECVTFKHYAEETSYENSLLVQQTGALALSSLTHVLRSLTPNARGIFKLLVKFQLENKDNPSYTGLSFQDFYQRCREAFLVNSDLTLRTQLTEFRDHKLIRTRKGADGVECLIVAVDASTLMDFLENEEGD